One genomic region from Rattus norvegicus strain BN/NHsdMcwi chromosome 10, GRCr8, whole genome shotgun sequence encodes:
- the Or1f19e gene encoding olfactory receptor Olr1370 has protein sequence MSSTNHSSVSVFLLLGLSSQPQQQQLLFLLFLTMYLATVLGNLIIILAISIDSHLHTPMYFFLSNLSFVDVCFSSSTVPKVLANHILGSQEISFSGCLTQMYFLSVFADMDNFLLAVMAYDRFVAICHPLHYTEKMTRQLCALLVVESWVAANLNALLHTLLMARLSFCGDNIIPHFFCDATPLLKLSCSDTHLNELMILTVAGLILLAPFVCILMSYILIACAVVRVSSTGGRWKAFSTCGSHLTVVCLFYGTIIAVYFNPASSHSAGRDMASAMMYTVVTPMLNPFIYSLRNRDMKGALRKVLTMRFPSKQ, from the coding sequence ATGAGCAGCACCAACCATTCCAGTGTCTCAGTGTTCCTCCTCCTGGGACTCTCCAGtcagccccagcagcagcagctcctcttcctgctcttcctcacTATGTACCTGGCCACTGTCCTGGGAAACCTGATCATCATCCTGGCCATCAGTATAGACTCCCACctgcacacccccatgtacttcttcctcagcaaTCTGTCCTTTGTGGatgtctgcttctcctcctccactgTCCCTAAAGTACTGGCCAACCATATACTTGGGAGTCAGGAAATTTCCTTCTCTGGGTGTCTCACACAGAtgtattttctctctgtgtttgctgatatggacaattttctgctggctgtgatggcctatgaccgATTTGTGGCCATATGCCACCCTTTACACTACACAGAAAAGATGACCCGTCAGCTCTGTGCCCTTCTTGTTGTTGAGTCATGGGTGGCTGCCAATCTGAATGCTCTTTTACATACACTGCTCATGGCTCGACTTTCTTTCTGTGGGGACAACATCATCccccacttcttctgtgatgcaACTCCTCTCCTGAAACTCTCCTGCTCAGACACACACCTCAATGAGCTGATGATTCTTACTGTTGCAGGGCTGATACTGTTAGCCCCATTTGTTTGTATCCTCATGTCTTATATTCTTATAGCTTGTGCTGTTGTGAGAGTTTCCTCCACAGGAGGAAGATGGAAAGCCTTCTCCACCTGTGGCTCCCACCTGACTGTGGTTTGCCTCTTCTATGGCACCATCATCGCTGTGTATTTCAACCCCGCATCCTCTCATTCAGCTGGGAGGGACATGGCATCTGCCATGATGTACACAGTGGTGACCCCCATGCTGAACCCgttcatctacagcctgaggaacaggGACATGAAAGGTGCTTTAAGGAAAGTGCTCACCATGAGATTTCCATCTAAGCAGTAA
- the Or1f20d gene encoding olfactory receptor Olr1369, producing MSSTNESSISEFLLLGLSRQPQQQQHLFLLFLTMYLATVLGNLLIILAIGTESRLHTPMYFFLSNLSFVDVCFSSTIVPKVLAIYILGSQIISFSGCLTQLYFLCVFADMDNFLLALMAYDRFVAICHPLHYRTKITHQLCALLVVGSWIIANLNCLLHILLMAPLSFCGNNMIPHFFCDATPLLKLSCSDTHLNELMIHTEGAVIMVTPFVCILISYMHITCAVLRFSSLRGGWKAFSTCGSHLAAVCLFYGTIIAEYFSSSSSHSAGRDIVGAIMYTVVTPMLNPFIYSLRNRDMKGALRKVLTMRFPSRQ from the coding sequence ATGAGCAGCACCAACGAGTCGAGCATCTCAGAGTTCCTCCTCCTGGGACTCTCCAGgcagccccagcagcagcagcacctcttcctgctcttcctcacCATGTACCTGGCCACTGTCCTGGGAAACCTGCTCATCATCCTGGCCATCGGCACAGAATCCCGCctgcacacccccatgtacttcttcctcagcaaCCTGTCTTTTGTGGATGTCTGCTTCTCCTCCACAATTGTCCCCAAGGTATTGGCCATCTACATACTTGGGAGTCAGATCATTTCTTTCTCTGGATGTCTCACTCAGCTctattttctctgtgtgtttgctgATATGGACAATTTTCTGTTAGCTTTGATGGCCTATGACCGATTTGTGGCCATATGCCACCCTTTACACTACAGAACAAAGATAACCCATCAGCTCTGTGCCCTTCTTGTTGTGGGGTCATGGATCATAGCCAATCTCAACTGTCTGTTGCACATACTGCTCATGGCTCCACTCTCCTTCTGTGGAAACAACATGATCccccacttcttctgtgatgcaACTCCCCTTCTGAAACTCTCCTGCTCAGACACACATCTCAACGAGCTGATGATTCATACAGAGGGAGCTGTGATCATGGTCACCCCATTTGTCTGCATCCTGATCTCCTACATGCACATCACCTGTGCTGTCCTAAGATTCTCATCCCTTAGGGGAGGATGGAAAGCCTTCTCCACCTGTGGATCCCACTTGGCTGCGGTCTGCCTCTTCTATGGCACCATCATCGCTGAGTatttctcttcttcatcctctcaCTCAGCTGGGAGGGATATAGTAGGTGCCATAATGTATACAGTGGTGACCCCAATGCTGAACCctttcatctacagcctgagaaACAGGGATATGAAAGGGGCTTTAAGGAAAGTGCTCACCATGAGATTTCCATCAAGGCAGTAA